gagagagagagagagagctatggGTTGCAGACGGAGTGACCGAGAGAGACAAATGAGGGAGGAGGGAGAAAAAACGAATTAAATATAGGTGAACAGTGATAGCATTTTGTTCCgtaccgtctcatatttgagacggtactgtagacgtgttctaaattttttgagatatagAACAGCTGATGAGAGCTTATTCTTGTGCTTGGTGTgttaaatgtgccaaatatttagcatttggcacatttaacACACCTGATGGGAGTGCTCTTAGCTGTCAACAACCCCTTTACGTagtctttattaaaataaagataataaaataataaaacccaaCTCCACTATGCATACAAATAATAgaactaccttttttttttttttttttaagaaacaataaTAGAACTAccaatattaaagaaaatactAACTTTACTCATTGAATCAAATGCAGAATACAGTTCCAAAGATTGTGCTAGAGAGATAGAGTCAGAGAACAAGTGAGATGGCAGCGGACATTCTAAGTGTgtgtaagtttttgtttttatttttttaaattattatcgAAATATTTTCTTAATCACACAAACCTTGAGTTGCATCTTAGTAAAAAGTCTAATGACACAAAAatcttcaataatttttttcactattGTTGAGAATTGAGACAAATATGATATAATTGATGTACAATAAAAATATAGTTAATAATGAATCCATATGAAAGTGTTTTTACATTAATCATAATTTATCACTTCAATAAGTTGTAAAAATGATGAATCTATACAAGTGTTTTCACATTAATCACAATTTATCACTTCCCACAAGTTGCGAAGATAGTAGTAAATAGTTTTGTTTCTCTAGCATTAGTAGCACACTGGGCATTCTTTTCAAATCGAAGGATGGCCCACGTAAGGGCTATTGAAACCGATGATGTGCATTCACTGCCATAAACATATACACATTCCTAAGCATATGGATTGGCTTTCTACCTTTTCCTATCCACGAAATCTCTCCATtgaataaaaatagagaaacagaCTTTGTACACCAACAAAACAGTCTCTGTAGTGAAGATACAAATCCAGGAGAAATTCTCCTAGGAGAAAATGTTAAGCAGTCCTAAATTCTTGCAATCCTCTCAATTTCTTCATCCTCCAATAGCACCATCACATCCTCCACAACTTCAAAACATACCCACTCTCACACCTTTCCCCATCATCAAACAATGCTGCAAATTCTCACGGAGAGAGCTTGCAATTGGAAGCAGTTCTTCGTTGCTTCTCCTCTTGGGCTCTCAAAATCTTGAGCCATTCCTCCAGTCCAGGGCACAAGCTGAAGAAAACATAGCAGACACCAACATAAATGAAGGACAAGAGGAAAACTCAAACGCCACTCCCAATTGCACTAATAAAAACCCAACAAGGAAAGCATTCCTTGATATATCCATTGATGGAGAACCTGTTGGTCGCATCATCATCGGGCTATATGGGGATGATGCCCCGGCTGGAGCTGCTAGATTCAGCAAACTTGTCAGTGGAGCTGCTGGTATAAGCTACAGAAGAAAAGAGTTCATTAAAATCATGCCGAATTATGTTCAACATGGCGGAGTCAGATCCTATGGTGTGGATGTTGAACTTGCAAAGAGCACAGGAAGTGATTTGGCAGCTGAAAGTCTCATTGATGAATGGCAGAGATCATATGAGAAGTGTCCAGGGACAAAGAACCTGGCTGGAACTGTGAGCATCATTGTGAGGAATCCTTTAAAACCGCCTCCAAAATTGAAGGTGGTAGCACGGAAAGGGAAGCTGGAGATTGATCAAGAGGAGGTTGGAATAGACCCAAATGGGACAGAATTTGTGATTACCACCAAGGATTCTCCGGAGCTGGATGCATCAGCTTTAGTTGTTGGAAAAGTTTTGGGAGGAATGGAAGTTGTGGAGAGGATTGGACAGGTGAAGACTGTGAGTGAGAACACTAGTTCCCCGTATTTTAGGTGAGTTCACCACTCTGGCTGTTtgtgtttcttaatttttcttagCAGGCAAACAAGCAGCATGCATAAGAATTTTGTTGATAGAATAAAACCCACTATACCCTGCAGAACTGCAATGCTGAATATGTATCTTACCAGTTCCATTCTTGCCTTTAACGATTTGAATTGCAAAATTACTAGATTTGAGGCTATCCAAACTTTGGCCTCCAATGGGGGACTTTTTTGAATTTACAATAGTGAATCTAAACATAACCTAACATGATAGCCATAGAGAGGCCTTTATTGCAGAGCCTAGTGAAATTTCTTAAAAGTTTATGGTTTGGTAAATTTTGCTCTTATATAATCGTATCCATCCTCTTCATTAACAAGCCATTATTACATAGAGGTAATTGACCATCAACTTGTGTCTGGTAAACAGGGTGGCCAAGCTGATAGGCGATAAGAGGGCTGTCGTGGCAGAAAGAGGCTTCAACCGTCCTTACTCAAAGGTGGCTGTCACAAATTGCGGCTTAATAGAGTAGCATCAATTGCTGTACCCCACAacctgtttcttcttttctttttcttttttct
The Quercus lobata isolate SW786 chromosome 10, ValleyOak3.0 Primary Assembly, whole genome shotgun sequence DNA segment above includes these coding regions:
- the LOC115963381 gene encoding peptidyl-prolyl cis-trans isomerase CYP26-2, chloroplastic, whose amino-acid sequence is MLSSPKFLQSSQFLHPPIAPSHPPQLQNIPTLTPFPIIKQCCKFSRRELAIGSSSSLLLLLGSQNLEPFLQSRAQAEENIADTNINEGQEENSNATPNCTNKNPTRKAFLDISIDGEPVGRIIIGLYGDDAPAGAARFSKLVSGAAGISYRRKEFIKIMPNYVQHGGVRSYGVDVELAKSTGSDLAAESLIDEWQRSYEKCPGTKNLAGTVSIIVRNPLKPPPKLKVVARKGKLEIDQEEVGIDPNGTEFVITTKDSPELDASALVVGKVLGGMEVVERIGQVKTVSENTSSPYFRVAKLIGDKRAVVAERGFNRPYSKVAVTNCGLIE